Part of the Paenibacillus sp. JNUCC32 genome is shown below.
TCTTCACCCATGGTTTAACCAGGGATACACTGGAATAGTAGTAGATCGGCATCACAACTTGATTGTCCTGAACAAGAATTTTCTCTGCTTGGGACATCAGCTCCATACGCTTGGCGTTATCGCTAGTCGCATAGGCATCCTTCACAAGTTTGTCATATTCTTCGTTCTTGAATCCAGTGTCGTTGTTTCCGCCATTGGATGTCCACATGTCGATATAAGTCATCGGGTCGTTATAGTCTGCTCCCCAGCCGGAACGTGCAACTTGATAGTTGAGGTCCGTACGGTTCTTCAGGAATACGCCCCACTCTTGGTTTTGAACCTTAACAGTAACGCCGAGGTTGTTCTTCCACATATCCGCGATGGCAAGCGCAATTTTCTTGTGGTTGTCATCGGAGTTATGGATCAGAGTAACTTCAGGCAACGTGGTATAGCCTTTTTCCTTCATACCTTGCTCGAGCAGTTTCTTAGCTTCTTCAAGATTTTCTTCGAAGTAAGTATCCGGCACCTCTTTACGGTACTCATCGGACTCACCTTTGATACCCGGAGGAACAAACCCGTGTGCAGGAAGTTGTCCGCCCTGCGTAATTTTCTCTACGATTGCCTGACGGTCAATCGCCATCGAGAAGGCTTTACGGATGTTTACATTGTCAAATGGTTCTTCCGTTGTGTTAAAGATATAGAAATAAGTCGATGAAATGCCTTTGATCATCAATTCATCGCCCAGTTCCTTCTTGATCGCCGTAAGTTGATCGGTCGGGATGTTGCCCGTTGGATGTCCTGCATAATCCAATTCATCGTTACGATAGCTTGAAAGCTCAGTCGCAGAGCTGTTGACGATGCTCATTTGAACTTTTTCAAGTTTGATGGAAGCCTTGTCCCAATATTGGTCGTTCTTAACAAGCTCGATCTTTTGACCCTTCGTCATTTGTGAAACTTTGAACGGACCATTGCCGATCAACGTATCCGGTTTCGTTGCCCAAGAAGCATTACCTTCAACGGAGCTGTGAACCGGGAAGTAGGTTTGGAATGACATCAAACTGAGGAAGTATGGCGTCGGGTTCTCCAGCGTTACTTCCAGCGTGTAATCATCAGTTGCTTTTACGCCAACTTCATTTGCGTCTTTAATTTCGCCAAGGTTGTACGCTTCAGCGTTTTTCACGTAATACAGCTGATATGCATAAGGCGATGCCGGCGTAAAGTTCGGATCAAGTACGCGTTTCCATGCATATTCGAAATCTTTAGCCGTTACAGAATCGCCGTTGCTCCATTTGGCATCCTCGCGAAGCGTGAAGACATATTTGAGGCCATCTTCAGAAATTTTCCATTCTTTGGCTACGCCTGGCTCTTCGGTACCGTCTGCACCTTTACGAACCAGACCTTCAAACACAGCATTGATTACCGTAT
Proteins encoded:
- a CDS encoding peptide ABC transporter substrate-binding protein, with protein sequence MKKHKKLLLLMTLILAFSSVLAACGADKNDQSANNGEAGNKPKEQVFRMNLASDPPTLDPGLSQDNTSNTVINAVFEGLVRKGADGTEEPGVAKEWKISEDGLKYVFTLREDAKWSNGDSVTAKDFEYAWKRVLDPNFTPASPYAYQLYYVKNAEAYNLGEIKDANEVGVKATDDYTLEVTLENPTPYFLSLMSFQTYFPVHSSVEGNASWATKPDTLIGNGPFKVSQMTKGQKIELVKNDQYWDKASIKLEKVQMSIVNSSATELSSYRNDELDYAGHPTGNIPTDQLTAIKKELGDELMIKGISSTYFYIFNTTEEPFDNVNIRKAFSMAIDRQAIVEKITQGGQLPAHGFVPPGIKGESDEYRKEVPDTYFEENLEEAKKLLEQGMKEKGYTTLPEVTLIHNSDDNHKKIALAIADMWKNNLGVTVKVQNQEWGVFLKNRTDLNYQVARSGWGADYNDPMTYIDMWTSNGGNNDTGFKNEEYDKLVKDAYATSDNAKRMELMSQAEKILVQDNQVVMPIYYYSSVSLVKPWVKNLHLDYKGDIDFTRAYIE